The nucleotide window ttTGGGGGGGTTATACCGTAATTAAAatgagtaaaaaattaatcacgctcgtaactcgagaactaaaatataagggttttttttttaactttgaaaccctaccattccattacgttacgctcaaatcgttagattttcgaaatgtgcagtttatACCTATCAACTCACTTAGCTTATCTTAGTCTGGTACCTTATCTAACGTGCTgtttgagtatttctgaagttagttttttttggttgccctaaacgcaccaatattaagggctcatacgtggtggaggtactcaacaacgtgcaaggtatagtcccttatgttcatgtgtcgcgctcgagtaactgcaaaaatccactcttcggctcccctactattgtAGTTGTATGACTGTAACTTAGCGATTAGAGAGGCTAGTTCTGTTAGTCTAGGTAAACGTAGGACTATATTGTAATCCATTTCTATGGTGCGCTTTTAGGACGATTCATTGATGCTGtatgtattaaaaaagtttatctCATTTTTTGTGAATTACTATCAAAAATTACACTTTCAATTTCACTTTTTCCTCGAAATATTTCACTGTACACATTGTTCCTCGTTTGTCTGTTTTGTGAGCAGTGCGACAGGACACTGGAAAAATATGCCAAGATTTCCTAAAGCTTTTgtcaagacaaaaaaaaaataacaaaaaattatatttcaaacgATGGCAACATTTCAAACATTCACTGTTCTGGCGTACTGTCTCGGTCTAATAAGAAAAAGAATGGCCGGCGCCCGTTGGACGGATTCGTCGCAACTTGCCCAATCTCGCACTTTAATAAACTTGTAGATAATGTTCGTTTTGGGTAGGAGattcatattaattttcaattattaagtAGAGTTTTGAATATGTCCATTCACCTCCATTGTAAATATTAgttgtaattaattatagaaataataatggtaatgaaaaaaaaaacaaatcctatatattgtaaaaaactaaaactcCAAAAAAAGCTACATTGTTACGATTCCAAGGAAGAGCAAAGCGCGCTTCACAATACAATATATCGAGATAACAATCGTAAGCTGACGCTCAACGAGTGGGAGCGGCTCGTCCCTCCGTGTTGTATTTGCCTAGTTGTAAATTGTACAGATGTTACGCTGCTCACTTGACTCGTGTCGACAACGTTCAGCGCGCGCGCCGCACGTCCGCTCGCACGCGCGCCCGCCCGCCGACTGACGACCACATTGCCGATCGGCGATTGACTTCATCTAATTGAACCTAATAGGAACAATCGTACGAATTTAATGTCTAACAAATCGAATACTTGCAGTGTACGTCCACAAAATTACGTTATAGCAAACAGATTTCAAcgaaatatactttttttagttaattattatatgcATAATAATATTACGTATTTGCGATTTCGTGTGTTAATTGTGGTTCTTGATTTTTATTGACAATGACGAGGATTGAACTGTTGCTCTATTTGTGTGACATTAAATTCGTACTGTTATAGGTGTTTGATAAAATGCGCGCGACTGTCGCGGTTTCGTTTCGTGTTGTCGCAGCACGAAGCACGCCCGCGCTCGCTGGACAGACATCATCTTCAAATTGATAGTATTTTAATTTCGGTTTGGGAAATTGTCGCTTTTTTGTCTAACATTCGGCATAAGTGACCTAGAGTTAGCGAGATTGTGATGTGTGTCAGCATTAGGCAAGGGTGCGAACGCGGCGAGCGTTGCGACTGTCGCGTCACGGCGCGTATGTCGCGCCGCAGTCGCAACCGCACCCGAGCCGTTCTTTGTGTGAAAATTAAAAGTAAGCGATAGTTATACATTTATAAGTAGTGGacactttatattattacacattatataagtaggaaagaatttatttagcttttttcttttaatcacaatattattcaaaattgtaTGTTGTATTATGTAACTCGTTCATTTAGTGGTGAAGTAACGGTTATACCTTGTACTGCTTCGGTCGTCGTCCACGGTAGACTAACTTGATTGGCTggacttaattatttaatgacttttgttgtatattttgttaGGTCATTGATTAATTTTGGTCTTTTTGCTTAAAAACATAATCAGATAAAGATGATGTTaataacgattttttttcttctatcttgctgttttaatttagttatactTCTATTAAAGTCATTAAATTTTCAGGAATATAAAATTGTTCTCTTATTTACTCACCAACTTGTGTTATATATAGTGTAATAAagttattcactattttgattaaataaaaattctctTAATTGTACCTCTAATGCGCTTGACCTTTTCTTTAgttacttatatgtataatctgaggcacaattatccgcccactttagtaTGCGTCGCCTATACTAAATGTGGGTGGAatattgtgcctctgagtatatattataaaagtcaATGTACTTTTTGTACTCCCTTACTGTTGATGCAGAAAGATGGTATTGTACTGTCTTGGAAGGATTATGGCTTATCACACAATTTCACACCAGAAAACCTATCTTTTGCGGGGTAGATCTTTGTTTTTAGGGGTGTCTAACATACTCAGATTTAGCATTTTCATGCAAATAAAATTCGACATGTATAAAAGTTGTTTTATTAACTTACAAAAGGATATGATGTacttatcacaataattataaaacagtaCATAATTGGTACGtctatatagatataatttattgaaaatcacaacactgatattaaaatataaaatgtaattgctTTTTGAGCTctagtaataaaagaaaaacattttttttaaacaaaattctcgacattttcgattttaataaaaagttattatggGAAGAAACGAGAAATATAGGACTTAAGTAGAAGATATCTAAcaacaaaataagaaatattttctttatcaacGCGCAGACGGCAAAAGGTTTTCACCACCTGCTGTCCTATTCACAAtgttggtatttattatcaatatattaaaataaacatcaaatcaatgtCCTATACCTAAagtgtgatatccaccaataagcACCGGTTAACATTTGTAACCGActacaaaaaaggaggagattatcaattcgtcggaatctttacTGTTACGgttattacataaaatctcaatttcgttcaagtcaactagcatacgtcatagatagtgaataagcctgctgctAGTAGTAGtgagttttgtaattttttgtcaaatttCAAAGAGAATTCGTTTGAATAAAGCTATTGTCCACTTATGAATATTACAAATCTCTCTTTAACtacattttacatttcattACATATTACCTTTGTATAAAAtagtgaaatataatattaattattatattgtcaaAGTCCTAACGCGCCTACAAATAATAAATCGTAGACAagttaggtacataaataatagAGTAGTTGATTcgaatcaattttaatttatataatattaatttcgtgtttatgggttcgaaatatatcgatatcaattattaaaagtttGGGATTTCTTAGAAAACTTCAAaccaaatgtcaaaaacgctgtcgtccattttgtgacgtcgcAATGtcacttgatgatgatgatttttcttatatttttatcaatacttGTAccaaatcgtaaatctatgtcaAATGCTAAAGATTTGTTAACATaatgtcatgaaacagttaaaatatcgACCATCaaggccgacagcgttttggctcgaattgtcaaaagaatattttttttttcaatatagtaAAACgacaatgaacaatttaagaccataaaaatgtcaactagcctattaataaTTACTACATACTAATTATTGCCAACTGTCATGTAGTGCTATTAATTTTTTCGAGAGATCCTTATAAAAAGAGATATATGTACCATTCTATTCTATTTCATTCTTTGGTTCGTTAAACTCTACTAAGTTTACGTTTAAGTACTTttatcaaagattttttttaatgactgaACGTTTGAAGTTATAACCTAAGACGTTCCCTACATTGTTTAGCACCAATATTTGTcaaaatttttgctttttttagtTTACTAATATAGTCAATATTGTCGGTTTTTGTAAATCACTAGTCAATATTTTCGTATTTTAGCATACGAATATAGTCTATATTTTCGTGACTTGTCTGATCCAGTCTCGTACAGCAGCGACTCTGGAGAAGATGACCCTGGCGCCAGGGCGGCACGTGGTCGCATCGTCCTCTACCCACGATGCCACTCCGATTATGCTTCCTCGGCTAATGAGACCGCTGCCGCTGTCACCCTGTTTATAAGAAGACCAACGTTAACTACGAGtattattaatcatcatcattaacaacccatattctacAGGTACGTACTAgtacgggtctcctctcagaatgagaggccttagtccaccacgctgaccaaatgcggattggcagacttcacatacgaaaaattctcagatatgcaggtttcctcacgatgtttttccttcaccgtttatgacattatatttaatttcttaaaatgcacataactgaaagatTCGAACCTAGGTACGCCTTCACattcgaaggcagatgtcatatccactgggctatcacggcacctTAGTATacatgcatttaaataaaatttagtacaTGTCTGTGATTTGAAAACAAGATGTGTGTTGACTCAAGAAGTAATAAACACCAacgacctttttttttaaattttgtcgtCTGTTTGTCTAGGGCCTAGGCTAACCTTtggaacggctaaaccgatttcaatgggactttcactggaagttaGGTGAGGCTATTGAGCAACTTAAAAGCTGTCtgtctaaataattttatataaactaatttttttcCGGTGGTAGGCATCGCCAGTGGCTTGTTACCACTATTGAGTTCGATGTTAGTCCATCCAGATGTCCAGATCGATGCTACATATAAACCATGAGTTATGACTACAATAAACATGAAACCTGTAGGTTACCTACCTAGATCTTCCAAGTAGGTAATCCCGCTTTTTTATTGTAGTAATGaagaaatctaagatggaaacgggctaacttgttaggagtaggatgaaatccacactcctttcggtttctacacgacatcgtaccggaacgctaaatcgcttggcgatacgtctttgtcggtagggtggtaactagccacggcagaagttTCCCagcagctagacctggaccaattaagaaaacctcaatgggcccagccggggatcgaacccaggacctccgtcttgtaaatccaccgcgcataccactgcgccacggagaccgtcaaaatcaTTAATCTTAGACTTAGCATAGTCACTCaacatcagtgtgcctagtggcagttctcaatgttttcatactgtgtcgatcgcgtaaccgtaaacgcgaatttctaaggaattgaaacagcgccatctagtggcactactgcacaactgtttcaattataGCTCGTGCGCTGCGcaaggtgcgggtgacagttcattttactcttgaaagttggccgcgattcacgataatattaTGAACGTAGTACggaaactgtcacccgcacgaACATGTCTCTAGTAGACTTAAAACATTTGCCTTCCTCTATGAGAGTGGATATGCAGCTTGGATTCGACCCACCACTCCACCAGTGTGGGTTGGggtaatttaaaattctataacgGGACCCAAGGCTTTAATGTGCTCACCGAGGCACGGAGCGGTAATAATATCAACTTCCAACACAGGGCTACTATATGAATgagaattattattgaaaatttctcAAGAAAAATTCATTATCTCATACTCAGAACTCGAACACACCACCGAATCAACGAGCAGTTTAGTCACTAGTCTTGTTGAgctaaagttattaataaaatgaaaaaatagggTCTTACGTTACACGCAGAATCGAAGCGCGGCGGGCGCCCCTTGGTGCAGACCATGTCCGTGCTGTCGAACTCTATCAGTGAGGAGCATTCGCTGTCGTCCAGTACTTCGAGGTCCATGGCGTGCATGTCTTCGCGCATTGTGTCCTGGGATACGAATAgagataattaatataataacatttaagtaaaaaataaaataaaaagagaaagcCTTTGCGTTGTATTTTAGCCTGCTTAACACTTTTCCTACGTACCTAGTATTACTACATAACAACACAGAACGCAACAAATGGGTAAGCTTATATGGGAAtttagaaagatgtatgggaatgacatttgctatcgacactATGAGGTCACGTGAtaaagatctgtcattcacatacattttctagttttcgaagcgttagcgatcgtagaaagagaatcgacgtaccacttggctaggggggggggggggggctggAGTCTAACCGAGAAGGCGCCTAGATCGAGGCAGAATCGCCTTGTGCGCGATATTGCCTGGCCCTGTAGGTAGTGGGCCGTAAAATAAGGGGctaataatgacgatgatgatttttttgtaaaagataGGCTCGCGCTTGACATTTATACCTGATGGAATTCAGTGCAGCTTAAGTTGGAACGCATTTACCTAGAAGATGAGTATACTCTTGCGTTGAAGGTCAGCATcattattagcaacccatatttggctcattgttAAGCaggattctcctctcagaatgagaggggttacgcaagtaatccaccacgctggccctatgcggattggcagacatcacacacgtagagaattaagaaaattctcagtattGTAAGTTTCatgatgttttaccttcaccgtttgagaccgtgatacctatttaatttcctagaatgcacataactgaaaacttggaggtgcatgcttcggaccagattcgaactaTCGAACCTACGCtttccgaatcgaaagcagatgTATCCACAGCTATCACGCATGAAGGTGGTGTAAAACAATCATGTGAGGTACTGACCCCATGAACTGCTGCGCCGTAGCCGGCATAGCCGACCTCTTCACCCGGGGGTACCCTGGCGCGCTCGTCCAGTCGCGCTACAGCGATCGTCTTGCCGTCGATTGGTAGAGGCTGCTCCAGCTCTGCGAGAAGGAAGTCCCAGCGGGCTCCCACCTGtgcataaatatttatatttaaaccttactttttagggttctaacctaacctatacctgtgaaattaaaaggaaaactaTCACTGTtaagttcttttttttgtaCGTCCAATTTACGATCAGCGCTAAGACTATAATGTTGCGAGTGTCTTTGTCTTGTGGAGGCCGATCCTCATTAGGAGACAGCGCTCATTTGGTGCGTCctgtttttcaaatttttaggTCGAGTATGCGTTTATGTCTGAGACTCCTCGGACAGTCATCAGTCAACAGTCGGtttcagtggcgtagcgtgccttggatgggccctgtatcaaaattagttgggagccttaaatgaagggtaaagacttctcacaaaagaaacaaaaatgctcgcctacagtaaatatgacagtgacacACGCgtgtcactgtcatatttacgACGCGTACGCTTAACCAGGGAAAAAgtgattgtggattacctacattttactaatttttgcttttactcATAAGGGGCCCATGTAGTCCGGGGCCCCATAtctttgatacggctgatacagctCTAGCAACGCCCCTGGTctgatcaaatcaaatcaaaatcaaatcaaaaatcatttatttcaagtaggctcagtttacaagcacttttgacacgtcagttgactatttgtaaagattctaccaccggttcggaaggcaggttctgctgagaagataccggcaagaaactcaacagttgctcttttgaaaaagtcatacagtattataatttacaattaataacaattactgtttacattttttatagttttactttctgtgtgaaggtggaagctgatccaacgacctccaagcatctttatcattaaggaactcatcaatgttgtagtaccctcgactaagtagatgttttttaacacattgcttaaagctatgcattggcaggtccatcacagtcttggggatcttattatagaagagtacacccaaacctacaaaagatttttttactctttggagacgatatgcagaaataactaacttatgcccgtgtctagtaagacgtgggtttaaatctccttttcgtttgtacaaattaatattttgtcttacatatactatactgttatatatatattgacaggctactgttagtatacctatttctttaaacttttgacgaagggactcgcgtgattttaattgatatattgcttgcgaattgctcttttttgaagaacaaatatagattgtatatcggcagccttgccccacaataaaataccgtaagacattacgctgtgaaagtacgcaaaataaacaagcctagctgtatcaacatcagtaaactgtcttatttttctcacggcaaatgccgctgagctaagtttaccagacagtttttctatatgagcaccccactgaagtttacaatccaaggtcactcccaggaaaactgtggaactctccatttccagtgtttcaccatcgatcattatagacttatctaattttttaacatttggcaatgaaaactcaatacatttagttttcttggcattcaaaagtagattatttgcagtgaaccaatgcgacacatgcgatatggcacggtttacgtcgtcagagttatctttatttctgtcggacttaaaaattaaggatgtgtcatcagcaaacagtacaatctcacatatgccgctgacatggtatggtaaatcgtttatgtacactaaaaatagaaaaggacccagaattgaaccctgtgggacgcccattatggtagtggaaccgtgcgactttatatcatttatgcataccttctgcgttctatcactgagataagaggcaatgagatcgagtgcaacacttttgatgccatagtggcttagtGTCTGTTTGCCAAGATATTAGGATGAATAAGGAGTCGCTTCTTGTATCTTTTGCTAGCCCCCTAATTTCATCCTTTACTGTGCAAAGCAAATTATGGTGTAGTTCCTCGTTCGTGATAAACTACAGCGAGTTGGCGATAggaggtaggtacttactcagtattttattttgcattctTTGTAGGATATTTAGGCTATAATGTCGCATGCCCTACCCCACTGTTGAGGCCATAGGCCTAGGCTGGCTTCAAGATGCACGTGTATATAAACAGCTGCTAATTTagggattaaaatttaaagagttCTATTCAACCAAGCACTATTATAAGTCGGCATAGGTGACGTACAAATATGGAACCTACAATTGGCCGATTTTTTAAGTTCAACGGACGCAAAAGcggaagcgttagctttagcatGATCTATGTTCTGTGTtcataataatgtattatatgCCTGAAGATATAAGTATATAatggatattaaaaaaaaacccttagtATAGTATTTAAGTGTTttgtttgacgacctccgtggcgcagtggtatgcgcggtggatttacaaaacggaggttcgatccccggctgggcatattgagattttcttaatttgtccaggtctggctggtgggaggcttcggccgtggctagttaccaccctaccggcaaagacgtaccgccaagcgatttagcgttccggtaccatgtcgtgtagaaaccgaaaggggtgtggatgtttcatcctcctcctaacaagatagcttgcttccatcttagattgcatcatcacttaccatcaggtgagattgtagtcaagggctaacttgtaaagaataaaaaaaaaaaacctgcttgATGCCATAATGGCTGGCGTCCAACCAGTACGGGCCCACAGTGAACTTGGGGTGCAGCACTAGTCGCTTCACGCGGACGCGCACGCCGGTGTCGTTCTCCGTGTTGTTGGTGCCGGCGAGCACGTCGCGGCCGCCGGTGAACAGCGTGCTGGAAACAGACAAcatcattttatatatataggtttttggctggtggggggctttggccgtggctagttacacaAACCtggcaccctaccgacaaagacgtaccgccaagcgattaagcgttccggtacgatgtcgtgtagaaaccgaaaaggggtgtgggttttcatcctcctcctaacaagttagtccgcttccatcttagactgcatcatcacttaccatcaggggagattgtagtcaagggctaacttgtaaagaataaaaaaaaaggataaaacgcaaatggtagatacatcATCTACTAACTATTTTGAAAAGTTTTCCAAAAATTCCGAGGGTGGCCAAGTTTGTTAGGTTGTTAGGACCAAGGTGTATTACGGGACATTCTGTACTGTAATCGGTACCTCAGAAAAATGTAATTAACCAGAAAAATAAGCTGGATTGAGGGCCGCCACAAGCACTtctaaaaatatgtacctatataatctTTTTGTTTTTCGCAAAGGCTTTCTAAGTCCAAGTTTATAGTCCGATGCAAATTTCATGACGTATCGGAGATAAGCTACGGGTGTTACTACACGCAGGTCGtatacttagaccattaataacgtcGTATATAAAGTTAGCTGAAATCAAGACGCATAAGGCGATACGGATGGGTGGGTGATGCCCTGCCGCTGCGCCTACGTAACTgttgatacctaaaatcttgtattgtgcagcttaacgcacgatgttccgAAACGTTATATTTTCACCGTAATTGGAAAGCTACGCATTCCAAGTCAAGTCATTTACGAGTAGGCATGTTAAGGTTTGGAACTGGATCCATGGAATTCGAATTATCCATGA belongs to Bicyclus anynana chromosome 10, ilBicAnyn1.1, whole genome shotgun sequence and includes:
- the LOC112049854 gene encoding scolexin B isoform X2, with the protein product MCVVFTALLATAMLFARSSGYPAEDSDENSVSNWAGLPLDEVISTRPSSPPVNELYPTAVLFGRTCGGTIISPTWVLSAAHCTLFTGGRDVLAGTNNTENDTGVRVRVKRLVLHPKFTVGPYWLDASHYGIKQVGARWDFLLAELEQPLPIDGKTIAVARLDERARVPPGEEVGYAGYGAAVHGDTMREDMHAMDLEVLDDSECSSLIEFDSTDMVCTKGRPPRFDSACNGDSGSGLISRGSIIGVASWVEDDATTCRPGARVIFSRVAAVRDWIRQVTKI
- the LOC112049854 gene encoding scolexin B isoform X1, producing MQDFNMFACLITFTLLCTAQAGISRQLNKIKPLDPSYPKFIRHSVSNWAGLPLDEVISTRPSSPPVNELYPTAVLFGRTCGGTIISPTWVLSAAHCTLFTGGRDVLAGTNNTENDTGVRVRVKRLVLHPKFTVGPYWLDASHYGIKQVGARWDFLLAELEQPLPIDGKTIAVARLDERARVPPGEEVGYAGYGAAVHGDTMREDMHAMDLEVLDDSECSSLIEFDSTDMVCTKGRPPRFDSACNGDSGSGLISRGSIIGVASWVEDDATTCRPGARVIFSRVAAVRDWIRQVTKI